A genomic region of Gossypium hirsutum isolate 1008001.06 chromosome D01, Gossypium_hirsutum_v2.1, whole genome shotgun sequence contains the following coding sequences:
- the LOC107940107 gene encoding 26S proteasome regulatory subunit 8 homolog B isoform X1, with amino-acid sequence MQSRFDILKIHSRRMNLMRGIDLKKIAEKMNGASGAELKAVCTESGMFALRERRVHVTQEDFEMAVAKVMKKESEKNMSLRKLWK; translated from the exons ATGCAGTCTCGTTTCGACATCTTAAAAATACATTCTAGAAGAATGAATTTGATGAGAGGGATTGATCTAAAGAAGATTGCTGAGAAGATGAACGGTGCTTCTGGTGCAGAGCTTAAG GCTGTGTGCACGGAATCAGGAATGTTTGCTTTGAGGGAAAGGAGAGTCCATGTAACACAAGAAGATTTCGAGATGGCGGTGGCGAAAGTAATGAAGAAGGAGAGCGAGAAAAACATGTCCTTACGGAAGCTATGGAAgtga
- the LOC107922638 gene encoding 14-3-3-like protein, which translates to MAASTPSSREEFVYMAKLAEQAERYDEMVEFMEKASASAESEELSVEERNLLSVAYKNVIGARRASWRIVSSIEQKEESRGNEDHVTLIRDYRAKIESELSSICGGILKLLDSRLIPSAAAKDSKVFYLKMKGDYHRYLAEFKTGAERKEAAESTLTAYKSAQDIANAELAPTHPIRLGLALNFSVFYYEILNSPDRACNLAKQAFDEAIAELDTLGEESYKDSTLIMQLLRDNLTLWTSDLQDDGTDEIKEAPKQEEEQQKQPEQPKQ; encoded by the exons ATGGCCGCCAGTACTCCTTCGTCCCGCGAGGAATTCGTTTACATGGCCAAACTCGCCGAGCAAGCCGAGCGCTACGACGAAATGGTCGAGTTCATGGAGAAAGCCTCCGCTTCTGCCGAGAGCGAGGAACTCAGCGTCGAGGAACGAAACCTCCTCTCCGTCGCTTACAAGAATGTAATCGGTGCACGCCGTGCTTCCTGGCGGATCGTCTCCTCCATTGAGCAGAAAGAGGAGAGCCGTGGTAATGAGGATCACGTCACTCTAATCCGCGATTATCGGGCCAAGATCGAGTCTGAGCTCTCCTCTATCTGTGGCGGTATTTTGAAGCTGCTCGACTCCAGGCTTATCCCTTCGGCTGCTGCTAAAGACTCCAAGGTCTTTTATCTTAAGATGAAGGGCGATTATCATAGGTATTTGGCTGAGTTCAAGACTGGAGCCGAACGGAAGGAAGCTGCTGAGAGTACTCTCACTGCTTACAAGTCCGCTCAG GACATTGCCAACGCCGAGTTGGCTCCAACTCACCCGATCCGTCTCGGACTGGCTCTCAATTTCTCTGTTTTCTACTATGAGATTCTCAATTCTCCTGATCGCGCTTGCAATCTCGCAAAACAG GCATTTGATGAAGCAATCGCTGAGTTGGATACTCTAGGCGAGGAATCATACAAAGACAGCACACTCATCATGCAACTCCTCCGCGACAATCTCACTCTCTGGACCTCCGACTTGCAg gatGACGGAACTGATGAGATTAAAGAAGCACCGAAGCAGGAGGAAGAGCAGCAAAAACAACCGGAACAGCCAAAGCAGTAG
- the LOC107940107 gene encoding glycine--tRNA ligase, chloroplastic/mitochondrial 2 isoform X2, translated as MAAPFLSTPFQPYVYQISVESLCPKQAENELEVRGPPALKAFDPKENPTKAAEGFCRRYAVPLDSLFRKADGESILIPA; from the exons ATGGCTGCCCCTTTTCTTTCTACTCCTTTTCAACCCTACGTTTATCAG ATATCTGTTGAAAGTCTTTGTCCAAAGCAAGCAGAGAACGAGCTTGAGGTTCGGGGACCTCCCGCTTTGAAAGCCTTTGACCCTAAGGAAAATCCTACAAAG GCTGCTGAGGGTTTTTGCCGCAGATATGCTGTTCCACTAGATTCTTTGTTCAGAAAGGCAGACGGTGAGTCAATTTTGATTCCTGCATAA